In Desulfoferula mesophila, the genomic window GGTCGTCGCCCACGATCTGGATCTGCCCGCCCAGGCGATCGGTCATGGCCGTCCAGCCGGCCCAGTCGTCCTCGGCCAGGCCGTCCTCGATGCTCACCAGGGGATACTTGTCCACCCAGCCGGCGTAGAGCTCCACCAGCTGCTCGGCGCTCATCTCGCGGCCGTCGGACTTGGCGAAGACGTACTTGCCGTCCTTGTAGAACTCGCTGGCCGCCGCGTCCAGGGCCAGGGCCACGTCCTCGCCGGGCGTATAGCCCGCCGCCTCGATGGCCTGGAGAATCACCTGAATGGCCTCTTCGTTGCCCTCCAGGTTGGGGGCGAAGCCGCCCTCGTCGCCCACGCTGGTCACCAGGTTCATGCCGGTGAGCACCTTCTTGAGGTTGTGGAACACCTCCGCGCCCATGCGCAGGGCCTCGGCGAAGCTGTCCGCGCCCACGGGCACGATCATGAACTCCTGGATGTCCACGTTGTTGGGGGCGTGGGAGCCGCCGTTTAGGATGTTCATCATGGGCATGGGCAGCAGCCGGGCGTAGGCCCCGCCCAGGTAGCGGTACAAGGGGATAAGCAGGGCCTCGGCGGCCGCCCGGGCGGTGGCCATGGATACGCCCAGGATGGCGTTGGCCCCCAGCTTGGCCTTGTTGGGCGTGCCGTCCAGGTCGATCATGATGGAGTCGATGAGCACCTGGTCCAGGCCGTCCTGGCCGATCAGCTCGGGCGCTATGATGTCCTCCACGTTGAGCACCGCCTTTTTGACCCCCTTGCCCAGGTAGCGGCTTTTGTCGCCGTCCCTAAGCTCCAGGGCCTCGTGCTCGCCGGTGGAAGCGCCGCTGGGAACCGCCGCGGTGCCCATGGAGCCGTCTTCTAGGATCACGTCGCATTCCACGGTGGGATTGCCCCGGGAGTCCAGGATTTCACGCGCGACGATTTGTTCAATAGCTATCATGGGTTATCCCCTCCTAACGGGATAGGTTGTTTACGCAGTCTCTACGTTAGCGCCGTGGGGCATGGGTGTCAAGACGGGGTGGGGATATCGCCATGATATACAAGATGACCCGGGTGGCCCAGGTCATTGTATTCCTGGTTACACCACCTGGGGCCCTCCCCGTCAACGCCCTACCGGGTCACTCCTTTTATCCTATGCAGACTATAGGCCCCAACTCCAGGCGAATTAATTACCGCGCACGTTTACGGCCTCTGCCCTTGGGTGTAAAAAAACCTGCATTGCGGCAACCACCACCAGGGCGGGATCAAGCTCCATGCAAACCTTCGCGCACATCATGACCAAATACCTGCCCCTGTGGGTGGGCCTGGACATCATCTTGGCCATCACGGTGGGCTACCTGTTCCCCGCAGTTTCGGTGCTGGAACATCTGGTCCCCCTGCTGCTGTTTTTGATGCTCTACCCCATGATGGTGACCCTGCGCATCGAGGAGGTGGGCAACGCCCTGAAGCACCCCAAGCTCTTGGCAACGGCCATGGTGCTCAACTTCGCGGTCACCCCCCTGCTGGGTTGGCTGTGGGGTCATATTTTCTTCAGCGGCACCAACTCCTACCTGACCGCCGGTTTCATCCTCAAGACCCTAATCCCCGGCAGCGGCATGGTGGCCGCCTGGACCGGGTACGCCCGGGGCAAGGTGGGCTCGGCGCTGGTCATCGTGGCGGTGAGCCTGTTGTTGTCGCTGGTGATGGTGCCGTTTTGGATGTGGGTGTTGGCCGGGGCCTATGTGACCATCGAGCCGCTGGTCATCTTCCGCGCCATGGGCCTCATCGTGGTGGCCCCCCTGGTTGCCGGGGTGCTCACCCGGCGCTACGCCGTGCGCCGCTGGGGCCAGGCCAAATTCCAGGAGCGGGCCAAGGTGTTTCCGGTGATCTCCACCTGCGCCATGATGCCCATGCTGTTCATCATCGTCTCTTTCCAGGCGGTGATGATCGTCGAAAACCTCTACTGGATGCTCCTGGTGATCGTGGCCATCGGCACCATGTATCCCCTGCTCTACATGGCGGCCATCGCCTTCGCCAAAATTGGCGGGGTGGACTACGGCGACGCCGTGGCCATGGGCTACAGCGTGACCGCCAAGGCCCACGCCATCACCATCGGGGTGGCGGCCACCGTTTTCGCGGGCACCCCGGCGGTGCTCCCCGCGGCCGTGGCCCCGGTGATCCAGGTGCCCCTGATGCTGGCCATGCTGAAGACCTCGGGCCGGGTGGAGCGCTATTTGAGCCCCCGGGCCGTCCCGGAGCAGGCCGCCTAGGGCCTGGCCAGAACCCACCCCATCCCATCAGCTTCCCTCGGCGTTGTTTGAGCCTCGCCAAGCATTCATACTGATTAAGTAATAATTAATCCGGATGCTTGGATGGAAGACAATGAGCGCTCGAGACTTGCCCCAAGGTTTTCAAGACATGCTTTCCTTCGGCCTGGTGGAGGCCCTGCTAGGCCGCCGCTCACGCCGGTTTTTTATGGGGGCCGAGATCCCCGACGGGGTCTTTACCTACAAGTCCCGACACCCGGCCGTGCCCCTGTCCGAGCTGGAAAAGCTCCTGGTGGTGGCCGCCTGCGGAGGTAACACCAGTTGGCACCACCTGATCTACCGGGCCCAGCTTTACGCGCCCCATTTGTCCAATTACGCGGCCGCGGCCGGGGGGCGCACCTTTCCTTCCGCCGCCGGTTTCCACACCAGCCAAACCTTTTTCACCGACGACGAGGGGGTGTACCTGCTGGATGCCCGCGATACCCCGCCCTTCGCGGAGCGGGAAAAAGACGGCTCCCTGGACCTGGAAAGCCTGCTCACCGCCCTGCGCGGCCGCATAAAAAAAATCCAGCCAGGGCGTCTGGGGCTGCCGTCCGAAGTGCCCTTTGTGGAGGCCCACAACACCTGGGTGGTCAACCACCCCGGCACCCTGCTGGTAATTCCGGTGGGCGATTTGGCCCAACACGTGCTGCTGGGCCTATGCTACATGCTGCAAAACGGCCTGGTGCTCAGAGACGACGTCAATGGGCGCTCCATTCCGGGCCTCGAGAAATTCAAGCGCCTGGTGGACGTGGATAACTTCTGGCCCCTGACCTTTGTGGAGCAATGGTCCCTGGCCGAGCTGACCAGCGAGCTGTCCATGAGCTGTTATGCGGGCAACCTGATGCTCCAGGCCATGGGCCTGGGCGGCTGGATGTTCAACGGCGTGGACCCCTTCGCGACGCTGGGGGCATCGGGCGATCCCCAGGCTCCGGGCCTGGGCTTCCGCTACGATGAGCACCCGGACTGGCCCTACCCCAACCCCACCGGACTGCCGGGGGTCATGGAAGGCTATTGTCCGCCCCACTACCCGGACATGCGCGCGGCGGTGGATGCGCTTTGCGAGCGCAAATTCGGACCGGGCGGCCCCTTTAACCCCGAAACCCCGGGCCCCTGGAAAAACTCCCCCTTGGTCCGGGGCTCGGCCCAGGTGCATGCCGAGGA contains:
- the eno gene encoding phosphopyruvate hydratase, giving the protein MIAIEQIVAREILDSRGNPTVECDVILEDGSMGTAAVPSGASTGEHEALELRDGDKSRYLGKGVKKAVLNVEDIIAPELIGQDGLDQVLIDSIMIDLDGTPNKAKLGANAILGVSMATARAAAEALLIPLYRYLGGAYARLLPMPMMNILNGGSHAPNNVDIQEFMIVPVGADSFAEALRMGAEVFHNLKKVLTGMNLVTSVGDEGGFAPNLEGNEEAIQVILQAIEAAGYTPGEDVALALDAAASEFYKDGKYVFAKSDGREMSAEQLVELYAGWVDKYPLVSIEDGLAEDDWAGWTAMTDRLGGQIQIVGDDLFVTNPERLSQGIEQGCANSILIKLNQIGSVTETLACIDLAKRNGYTQVVSHRSGETEDTFIADLAVAMSTGQIKTGSLCRSERICKYNRLLRIEQELEDTARLAQPF
- a CDS encoding arsenic resistance protein, which encodes MQTFAHIMTKYLPLWVGLDIILAITVGYLFPAVSVLEHLVPLLLFLMLYPMMVTLRIEEVGNALKHPKLLATAMVLNFAVTPLLGWLWGHIFFSGTNSYLTAGFILKTLIPGSGMVAAWTGYARGKVGSALVIVAVSLLLSLVMVPFWMWVLAGAYVTIEPLVIFRAMGLIVVAPLVAGVLTRRYAVRRWGQAKFQERAKVFPVISTCAMMPMLFIIVSFQAVMIVENLYWMLLVIVAIGTMYPLLYMAAIAFAKIGGVDYGDAVAMGYSVTAKAHAITIGVAATVFAGTPAVLPAAVAPVIQVPLMLAMLKTSGRVERYLSPRAVPEQAA